The following are encoded together in the Lathyrus oleraceus cultivar Zhongwan6 chromosome 3, CAAS_Psat_ZW6_1.0, whole genome shotgun sequence genome:
- the LOC127128570 gene encoding RNA-binding KH domain-containing protein RCF3 → MAGQRTSYGNKRSHSHTDDGNIKPKRRNPGGDDSRDTFLITQDDTVYRYLCPVRKIGSIIGRGGEIVKQLRAETKAKIRIGETVPGCDERVVTIYSVADESNDLEDSGEFVCPAHDALIRIHQRVIAEDLRGREGEDEDVDMEKEDSQVSAKLLVPSDQIGCVIGKGGQIVQNIRSETGAQIRILKDERLPLCALNSDELVQVSGEIAVVKKALIQIASRLHDNPSRTQHLLASAVPGVYAAGGSMGGPPGGAPIMGMAPLGGGYGGYKGDVGDWPPRSMYPSSRDEGSVREFSIRFVCPIANIGGVIGKGGGIINQIRQDSGATIKVDSSATEGDDCLIAISTRELFEDSFSPTIEAAVRLQPRCSEKIERDSGILSFTSRLLVSSSRIGCLIGKGGTIITEMRRLTKANIRILSKEDLPKIASEDDEMVQISGELDIAKDALVQVLTRLRANIFDKERSVSSFLPPVLPYLPASPEGPDGLNYDGRDGRRHGRGHSYSDGYGGSSDFPSGDSYGNYGSSQLGRGAPYGAYGGYATGRTSTSGLSDRLSSQSGVSRRRNHGY, encoded by the exons ATGGCCGGTCAACGAACTTCGTACGGAAACAAACGCTCCCACTCCCACACCGACGACGGCAACATCAAACCCAAACGCCGTAACCCCGGCGGCGACGACTCCCGCGACACGTTCCTCATCACACAGGACGACACCGTTTACCGCTACCTCTGTCCCGTTCGCAAGATCGGAAGCATAATCGGGCGTGGCGGCGAGATCGTCAAACAGCTTCGCGCCGAAACGAAGGCGAAGATCCGGATCGGGGAGACGGTTCCTGGATGTGATGAGCGTGTTGTGACGATCTATAGTGTGGCGGATGAGTCGAATGATTTGGAGGATTCTGGTGAGTTTGTGTGTCCTGCGCATGATGCGCTGATAAGGATTCATCAGAGGGTTATTGCGGAGGATTTGCGTGGGCGTGAGGGGGAGGATGAGGATGTGGATATGGAGAAGGAGGATTCTCAGGTTTCGGCGAAGCTTTTGGTTCCGTCGGATCAGATTGGGTGTGTGATTGGGAAAGGTGGGCAGATTGTTCAGAATATTAGAAGTGAAACCGGTGCACAGATTCGGATTCTTAAGGATGAGAGATTGCCTCTTTGTGCTTTGAATTCTGATGAACTTGTTCAG GTTTCTGGTGAGATTGCTGTTGTGAAGAAGGCTCTTATTCAGATTGCATCACGGCTTCATGACAACCCTTCACGTACTCAGCATTTGCTTGCTTCTGCGGTTCCTGGGGTATATGCAGCTGGTGGTTCAATGGGGGGTCCTCCTGGTGGGGCTCCAATTATGGGGATGGCTCCTCTTGGTGGTGGTTATGGGGGGTATAAAGGTGATGTTGGAGACTGGCCACCACGGTCCATGTATCCGAGTTCAAGGGATGAAGGTTCTGTGAGGGAGTTTTCAATCCGGTTTGTTTGTCCAATTGCTAACATTGGAGGTGTGATAGGTAAGGGCGGTGGTATAATCAATCAAATTAGGCAGGACTCTGGAGCTACAATCAAGGTTGATAGTTCGGCAACAGAAGGAGATGACTGCTTAATTGCCATTTCGACAAGAGAG TTATTTGAAGATTCTTTCTCTCCAACAATAGAAGCAGCTGTGCGTTTGCAACCACGGTGCAGTGAGAAAATTGAAAGAGATTCCGGGATTCTCTCTTTTACTAGCAGGTTACTCGTGTCAAGTTCTCGAATTGGTTGCCTAATTGGTAAAGGAGGCACCATCATTACTGAAATGAGAAGACTTACAAAAGCTAACATACGCATCCTATCGAAGGAAGATCTCCCTAAAATTGCATCTGAAGATGATGAAATGGTGCAG ATTTCTGGGGAACTAGATATTGCCAAGGATGCCCTTGTCCAAGTACTTACAAGGCTAAGAGCAAATATTTTTGATAAGGAGCGTTCTGTCTCATCATTCCTTCCACCAGTACTTCCATATCTTCCTGCCTCGCCAGAAGGACCAGATGGTTTGAACTATGACGGTAGAGATGGAAGAAGACATGGACGTGGCCATTCTTATTCAGATGGCTATGGAGGCTCAAGTGATTTTCCATCTGGTGATAGTTATGGAAACTATGGAAGTTCTCAG CTTGGTCGAGGTGCTCCTTATGGAGCTTATGGAGGTTATGCTACGGGACGGACTAGCACTTCTGG